One Euphorbia lathyris chromosome 1, ddEupLath1.1, whole genome shotgun sequence DNA segment encodes these proteins:
- the LOC136233152 gene encoding DNAJ protein JJJ1 homolog produces the protein MASEKRCHYEVLGLSQDCTPDEIRSAYKKLALQRHPDKLMRSGLSQAEATAQFQELSQAYEVLSDSKERAWYDSHRSQILFSDPNSTNSVPGSGIPNLFSFFSNTVYSGYTDTGKGFYKVFSDVFNKIYANEISFCKKLGLRLDSVREAPVMGNLDCPYAQVTAFYNYWLSFCTVMDFCWVDQYDVMAGPNRKSRRVMEDENIKLRKKAKREYNETVRGLADFVKKRDKRVIDMMIKKNAEIEKKKIEERERKKKLERERMERARAYEEPEWARVDEQEVEEMEEFEEEEKDKKENGGKELYCVVCGKKFKSEKQWKNHEQSKKHKEKVAELKQSFVHEEKERKEDTEGDEEQIDEEMVHNVNEMEGRFREGCTMTEEENDVDNPLDNEENGFFDAEESDEVKEFGVGDQNGDEDEDGETSVLEAMLSGHKGRKSQGPRDSSDDISMEAPIENVENEVEVMEYNNRKSRRRKGKKDRGKNDGVPTKSDFDERSPDDETNGHDEQQRDESPSHPVLDGNDNDHLRKNQKNSYQQVDNKGAKKKELNVKSKNLSKGKKGKAASKNSGNLCESCGEEFESRNKLHKHLSDTGHASLKHR, from the exons ATGGCATCGGAAAAGCGATGCCACTACGAGGTGCTGGGCCTCTCTCAGGATTGTACACCTGATGAAATCCGCTCTGCTTATAAGAAATTAGCTCTCCAGCGCCATCCTGATAAGCTCATGCGATCCGGTTTAAGTCAAGCTGAAGCCACCGCTCAGTTCCAGGAACTTTCTCAAGCTTATGAGGTTCTCTCCGATTCTAAGGAGCGCGCCTGGTATGATTCTCACCGCTCGCAAATCCTCTTCTCTGATCCTAATTCTACCAATTCCGTCCCCGGCTCTGGTATTCCaaatttgttttctttcttctctaacACGGTCTATTCCGGTTATACGGATACCGGAAAGGGTTTCTATAAGGTGTTTTCtgatgtttttaataaaatttacgCCAATGAGATAAGTTTTTGTAAGAAATTAGGGTTACGGCTGGATAGCGTCAGGGAGGCTCCGGTTATGGGCAATTTGGACTGTCCATATGCCCAGGTCACGGcattttataattattggtTAAGTTTTTGTACGGTAATGGATTTTTGTTGGGTGGATCAGTATGATGTTATGGCTGGGCCGAATAGGAAATCCAGGAGGGTTATGGAGGATGAGAACATCAAATTGAGAAAGAAGGCTAAAAGGGAGTATAATGAAACGGTGAGGGGATTGGCAGATTTTGTGAAGAAGAGGGATAAGAGAGTGATTGATATGATGATTAAGAAGAATGCAGAgatagagaagaagaagatagaagagagggagaggaagaagaagttgGAAAGAGAGAGAATGGAGAGAGCCAGGGCTTATGAAGAGCCTGAGTGGGCAAGAGTAGATGAACAGGAAGTGGAGGAGATGGAGGAATTTGAGGAGGAAGAGAAGGACAAGAAGGAAAATGGAGGTAAAGAGTTGTATTGTGTTGTGTGTGGGAAAAAGTTTAAAAGTGAGAAGCAGTGGAAGAATCATGAGCAGTCAAAGAAGCACAAAGAGAAGGTGGCCGAGTTGAAGCAGTCCTTTGTGCACGAAGAAAAAGAGAGGAAAGAAGACACTGAGGGtgatgaagaacaaattgatgaAGAAATGGTCCACAATGTGAATGAGATGGAAGGGAGATTTAGAGAGGGTTGTACAATGACTGAGGAAGAGAATGATGTTGATAATCCATTAGACAATGAGGAAAATGGGTTCTTTGATGCTGAGGAAAGTGATGAGGTCAAAGAATTTGGTGTCGGAGATCAAAATGGCGATGAGGACGAAGATGGGGAAACTAGTGTGCTTGAAGCAATGTTAAGTGGGCACAAGGGTCGGAAAAGTCAGGGACCAAGGGATTCAAGTGATGACATTTCAATGGAAGCTCCTATTGAAAATGTGGAGAATGAGGTAGAAGTTATGGAATATAATAATAGGAAGAGTAGGAGGAGGAAAGGCAAGAAAGACAGGGGTAAGAATGATGGAGTCCCCACGAAGAGTGACTTTGATGAAAGGAGTCCAGATGATGAAACTAATGGGCATGATGAGCAACAAAGAGATGAGTCCCCTTCTCATCCTGTTTTAGATGGCAACGACAATGATCATTTAAGGAAGAATCAGAAGAACTCTTATCAACAAGTAGACAATAAAGGAGCTAAAAAGAAGGAATTGAATGTTAAATCAAAGAACTTGTCCAAAGGAAAGAAGGGAAAG GCAGCTTCAAAGAATTCTGGCAATCTGTGTGAGAGCTGTGGAGAAGAATTTGAATCTAG GAACAAATTACATAAACATTTGAGTGACACTGGTCATGCTTCATTGAAACACAGATAA